In Osmia lignaria lignaria isolate PbOS001 chromosome 13, iyOsmLign1, whole genome shotgun sequence, the DNA window TTGACGTCGTATATCTTCATCTAATACTTCGTCTTCTCCAAGTTTCAAAAAGTCTGGATTTTCAGGGGCCAAAGCAAATGTTGGAAGAACATATCTATATGTTCTAGCATCACACTGATTCTTACTATTGAATCCTTTTGTCACTCTTTTTATACCAAATACTCTAATATCTTTGGGAAGATGTTTATTTATATCTTCTTTATTTACATCATGTGCTAGAAAcagcaattttttaaattattagacGATTCTTTACTTTatctttgataaaaataaattttaactgtataattttcaaaacaaGGTCATCATAATTGAGATAGCAATTAAAATCAAAAACTTAATATTTAACTTACGTAGTTTTAGAGAAACAATTTGTCTAACTGCTGAAACACCTTTATCTGTACGTGCAGctctttgaaactttaattCTCTTATATCTTCAAATTGGGATTGTGTAATAAAATTAGCTTCCAACAAAGCAGTTAACAAACTCTCTTCTATAGTTTTTGTACCACGGTTTATTTGCATACCAAGATAATTTTTCCCAAGATAACCCAACAGTATTACaaagttttttcttttaactCTTTGTACTGCATCTTCAGTTTCTTCTACCTTCTGAGCTTTTGTAGCAACTTCATTATGTTCACCAATTACTTGTCGTTTGTTTGACTGATGAACTTTAAGTATATCTTGTTCAGCACTATTGACTTGGATAGAcatattcttataataaatgTTATCTAAAACTAAATTCATATacttacaaaaataattaaatcatcattattattatacatctaCACTAAATTTAATGTATTAGTGTAATGAAATTCATTGACTAATATGgattttattttacttacttttttatatataagTATACATTAAAATAAACCACTTACCTAACTTAAATTGTATAGAATAGAtcgatttaaaattatttagtaAGCGATATGTTGTACCACAAAACATTTGAGACGAAATGATTCCGCATATATACGGCCTTGTACATACACACGTTTATAACCTATAATATaacaaataatatgaaatatacagTTATTTTACATGGGTTAAACGTTGTAAATGTATTTACaaactataataaaattcaattttcttgcAACAAACAATTgcatataaacattacatacatTTCAGGATAAAAAACAATTTAGTTTTTCATTGATATTATAAATACAACTATATAGTTTATGAGTATGTATATATTACATGCAGTAACTAAAGAGACAAAAAGACTAAAATGCTATTGTTCTCGAGAGGTCATGATTTTGGGATCCCAGACA includes these proteins:
- the Pus1 gene encoding pseudouridine synthase 1, which encodes MFCGTTYRLLNNFKSIYSIQFKLVLDNIYYKNMSIQVNSAEQDILKVHQSNKRQVIGEHNEVATKAQKVEETEDAVQRVKRKNFVILLGYLGKNYLGMQINRGTKTIEESLLTALLEANFITQSQFEDIRELKFQRAARTDKGVSAVRQIVSLKLPHDVNKEDINKHLPKDIRVFGIKRVTKGFNSKNQCDARTYRYVLPTFALAPENPDFLKLGEDEVLDEDIRRQQLSTINGEPYNAFRLSAKMLDDLNETLKLLEGTHNFHNFTSRIKPLDPRARRYIIYFRCIETFIANDMEFAVLEIKGQSFMLHQIRKMVTIAIGISRKIFTNDILKEAFSVEKICVPVAPGLGLSLHFVHYKYYDERYGKDGIHETLDWNEYDEEIEKFYREYILKSIIDTEITENVMLNWLASFLTPKKFAVKDIPATVEYIL